The Danio rerio strain Tuebingen ecotype United States chromosome 10, GRCz12tu, whole genome shotgun sequence genome contains a region encoding:
- the pdxp gene encoding pyridoxal phosphate phosphatase, whose protein sequence is MAGGGRGCVALRGAQIRDLLDAKHNVLFDCDGVIWNGETAVAGAPEVVSLLKQRGKRVFFVTNNCTRPRENYVQKFSRLGFADVAEEEIFSSAYCSAAYLRDVARLQGKVYAIGGGGVLKELRDAGVPVVEEPAEQEEGTSIYNCPLDPDVRAVLVGYDESFTFMKLAKACCYLRDAECLFLATDPDPWHPLRGGRITPGSGSLTAALETASSRKATVIGKPSRFMFDCISSQFDLDPSRSLMIGDRLETDILFGSNCGLSTVLTLTGVSTLDEAQRYRDSQSPEQKDCAPDFVVESVADFLQVLEEE, encoded by the exons ATGGCGGGTGGCGGTAGGGGCTGCGTGGCGCTCCGCGGGGCTCAGATCCGGGACCTGCTGGACGCCAAACACAACGTGCTGTTCGACTGCGACGGCGTCATTTGGAACGGAGAAACGGCTGTTGCCGGAGCCCCGGAGGTGGTCAGTCTCCTGAAGCAGCGCGGGAAGCGCGTGTTCTTCGTCACCAACAACTGCACCAGGCCGCGGGAGAACTACGTGCAGAAGTTCAGCCGCTTAGGCTTCGCGGATGTGGCGGAGGAGGAGATCTTCAGCTCGGCGTACTGCTCCGCTGCTTACCTGCGGGACGTGGCGCGGCTGCAGGGGAAGGTGTACGCGATCGGCGGCGGCGGTGTGCTGAAGGAGCTGCGGGACGCCGGGGTGCCCGTGGTGGAGGAACCCGCCGAGCAGGAGGAGGGCACCAGCATCTACAACTGCCCGCTGGACCCCGACGTCAGGGCGGTGCTTGTGGGCTACGACGAGAGCTTCACCTTCATGAAGCTGGCCAAAGCCTGCTGCTACCTGCGGGACGCCGAGTGCCTGTTCCTGGCCACCGACCCGGACCCCTGGCACCCACTCAGAGGAGGCAGGATCACCCCGG GTTCTGGCAGTCTGACGGCGGCTCTGGAAACGGCCAGCAGCAGGAAGGCCACAGTGATCGGGAAGCCCAGCCGCTTCATGTTCGACTGCATCTCCAGTCAGTTCGACCTGGACCCGTCCCGCTCGCTGATGATCGGAGACCGGCTGGAGACGGACATTCTGTTCGGCAGCAACTGTGGCCTTTCCACCGTCCTGACGCTCACCGGCGTCTCCACCCTGGACGAGGCTCAGCGCTACCGGGACAGCCAGAGCCCCGAGCAGAAGGACTGCGCGCCGGATTTCGTGGTGGAGTCGGTGGCGGATTTCCTGCAGGTGCTGGAGGAGGAGTGA
- the setd9 gene encoding SET domain-containing protein 9 isoform X2, producing the protein MNNMIKALFKAFEVRWKSYRHRFVPWIALNLQKNERTLRQVENRAQDKMTADEDVFKSLVCLFTHLLKNDVKNQRQLLGLLPRSTQSKYSNVESKTHGAPPSTVMFETLGFSVERKISSLERAGTGVFVMRGRVPAGSIVAMYPGTIYQPDEPIFFQSVRNPFVFRCIDGILIDGNDKSISKIVYRSCSGRDRFGPLRLSDGSWLTPHPENPLAVGQYVNNCSNGVGRAGWISSGAPSVFAER; encoded by the exons ATGAACAATATGATTAAAGCTCTTTTTAAAGCCTTTGAGGTGAGGTGGAAGTCCTACAGACACAGATTTGTTCCCTGGATAGCGTTAAACCTGCAGAAAAATGAGAG AACTCTTCGACAGGTGGAGAATCGAGCTCAAGACAAAATGACTGCGGATGAAGACGTGTTCAAATCTCTTGTGTGTTTATTCACACACCTCCTAAAAAACGATGTGAAGAATCAACGCCAGCTGCTCGGGTTACTGCCCAGGTCTACTCAGAGTAAATATAGTAATGTGGAGAGTAAAACACACGGCGCTCCTCCGTCTACAGTGATGTTTGAGACTCTGGGCTTCAGTGTCGAGCGGAAAATCAGCTCTCTGGAGCGTGCGGGAACTGGAGTGTTTGTGATGCGGGGACGCGTGCCGGCAGGAAGCATTGTAGCGATGTATCCAG GAACCATCTATCAGCCAGATGAACCCATCTTTTTCCAATCAGTCAGAAATCCATTTGTATTTAGATGCATAGATGGCATTTTGATTGATGGCAACGATAAATCCATCTCCAAGATAGTGTACCG ATCGTGTAGTGGACGGGACAGGTTTGGTCCTCTGCGTCTCAGCGATGGCTCCTGGTTGACGCCTCATCCTGAAAATCCTCTCGCTGTCGGACAATACGTCAACAACTGCTCCAACG GAGTTGGACGTGCCGGATGGATTTCCTCTGGAGCTCCGTCAGTATTTGCCGAACGTTAA
- the setd9 gene encoding SET domain-containing protein 9 isoform X1 has translation MNNMIKALFKAFEVRWKSYRHRFVPWIALNLQKNERTLRQVENRAQDKMTADEDVFKSLVCLFTHLLKNDVKNQRQLLGLLPRSTQSKYSNVESKTHGAPPSTVMFETLGFSVERKISSLERAGTGVFVMRGRVPAGSIVAMYPGTIYQPDEPIFFQSVRNPFVFRCIDGILIDGNDKSISKIVYRSCSGRDRFGPLRLSDGSWLTPHPENPLAVGQYVNNCSNEKSANVCFQELDVPDGFPLELRQYLPNVNYRADSKRPLRCVVLVALRDIDDGEELFSNYYTIVH, from the exons ATGAACAATATGATTAAAGCTCTTTTTAAAGCCTTTGAGGTGAGGTGGAAGTCCTACAGACACAGATTTGTTCCCTGGATAGCGTTAAACCTGCAGAAAAATGAGAG AACTCTTCGACAGGTGGAGAATCGAGCTCAAGACAAAATGACTGCGGATGAAGACGTGTTCAAATCTCTTGTGTGTTTATTCACACACCTCCTAAAAAACGATGTGAAGAATCAACGCCAGCTGCTCGGGTTACTGCCCAGGTCTACTCAGAGTAAATATAGTAATGTGGAGAGTAAAACACACGGCGCTCCTCCGTCTACAGTGATGTTTGAGACTCTGGGCTTCAGTGTCGAGCGGAAAATCAGCTCTCTGGAGCGTGCGGGAACTGGAGTGTTTGTGATGCGGGGACGCGTGCCGGCAGGAAGCATTGTAGCGATGTATCCAG GAACCATCTATCAGCCAGATGAACCCATCTTTTTCCAATCAGTCAGAAATCCATTTGTATTTAGATGCATAGATGGCATTTTGATTGATGGCAACGATAAATCCATCTCCAAGATAGTGTACCG ATCGTGTAGTGGACGGGACAGGTTTGGTCCTCTGCGTCTCAGCGATGGCTCCTGGTTGACGCCTCATCCTGAAAATCCTCTCGCTGTCGGACAATACGTCAACAACTGCTCCAACG AGAAATCCGCAAATGTTTGCTTTCAGGAGTTGGACGTGCCGGATGGATTTCCTCTGGAGCTCCGTCAGTATTTGCCGAACGTTAATTACAGAGCTGATAGTAAAAG ACCTTTGCGCTGTGTTGTTCTTGTGGCACTGAGAGATATTGATGATGGTGAAGAGCTGTTTTCTAACTACTACACAATCGTGCATTAA
- the mier3a gene encoding mesoderm induction early response protein 3a: MAEASLGSTSPVDSLSSEDHDFDPTADMLVHDYDDERTLEEEEMREGESNGSSEIADLEKEGNMPLEELLALYRYEAGDSVIGGSSTDSSSVELTDELPDMTLDKEEIAKDLLSGDDEETQSSADDLTPSVTSHETNDFFPRTLRSNVVYDGDKESEGEEDGLSPEDSRKEIMVGSEYQAEIPALACYNDQEKVYAEEDQLLWQPDMLPESKVKSFLLDALSADGKMDRDGRCSLVKDNEQALYELLKCNYNVPEALERYRSNDKSSKDEMLPWSEEECRNFEHALLLYEKNFHLIQKHKVSTRTVAECVAFYYMWKKSERFDFFVQQNRFGKKKFSSYPGVTDLMDRLVDEAEGLVDGSASVCSSSSGRIDPPTEQQLNILNSITASDLSALTSTVASVCNPADVSCLDSYSFSPLDALHRGPLSHEEPLSYSSSADGDCLNLLDSGFYHSELGQISVCGEDCERPPAKRLKMGLSEPFINDSRNMAVEFEGRTHHITRAKMAVSVSDFGEAGSYMGTHTLHQHTALQSE, from the exons ATGGCGGAG GCTTCCTTGGGAAGTACGAGCCCAG TTGACTCTTTGTCATCGGAAGATCATGATTTTGACCCGACGGCAGACATGCTGGTACACGATTACGATGATGAGCGTACGTTAGAGGAAGAGGAGATGCGAGAGGGCGAGTCGAACGGCAGCTCCGAAATCGCAGATCTGGAGAAG GAGGGGAACATGCCTCTGGAGGAGCTGTTGGCGTTGTACAGATATGAAGCTGGAGACAGCGTTATTGGAGGGTCGAGTACAGACAGCTCGTCTGTTGAGCTGACCGATGAGCTGCCGGACATGACGTTAGATAAA GAGGAAATCGCTAAAGATCTGCTCTCTGGAGATGATGAAGAAACACAATCTTCTGCGGATGACCTCACGCCATCTGTAACGTCACACGAAACCAATGATTTCTTCCCCAGAACTCTTCGCT CTAATGTGGTTTATGATGGGGACAAAGAATCTGAGGGTGAGGAGGACGGTTTGAGCCCTGAAGACTCTCGCAAG GAGATCATGGTGGGTTCTGAATATCAGGCGGAAATTCCAGCACTTGCCTGTTATAATGACCAGGAAAAAG TGTATGCCGAGGAAGATCAACTCTTGTGGCAGCCCGACATGCTGCCTGAGTCGAAGGTCAAAAGCTTTCTGCTGGACGCTCTGAGTGCGGATGGAAAGATGGACAGGGATGGCAGATGTTCACTGGTTAAAGACAATGAACAG GCCTTATATGAGCTTTTGAAGTGTAACTACAATGTCCCGGAAGCTCTTGAACGGTATCGCAGCAATGACAAATCCTCGAAGG atGAGATGCTTCCTTGGTCTGAAGAAGAATGCCGAAATTTTGAACACGCTCTTCTGTTGTACGAGAAGAACTTCCACCTCATTCAGAAACACAAA GTCAGCACAAGGACGGTGGCGGAGTGTGTTGCGTTTTACTACATGTGGAAGAAGTCTGAACGATTCGACTTCTTCGTCCAGCAAAACCGATTCGGAAAGAAGAAGTTCAGCAGTTATCCTGGCGTCAC GGATCTGATGGACCGGTTGGTGGACGAGGCTGAGGGTTTGGTGGATGGATCTGCTTCAGTGTGTTCCAGCAGCAGCGGCAGGATCGATCCTCCAACCGAACAGCAGCTCAACATCCTCAACTCCATCACAGCCAGTGACCTCTCAG CGCTGACGAGCACCGTGGCGTCGGTGTGTAACCCAGCAGACGTGAGCTGTCTGGACTCCTACAGCTTCTCTCCGCTGGACGCTCTGCACCGCGGGCCGCTGAGTCACGAGGAGCCGCTCAGCTACTCCAGCAGCGCAGACGGAGACTGCCTGAACCTGCTGGACTCCGGCTTCTACCACTCAGAGCTGGGCCAGATCAGTGTGTGCGGAGAGGACTGCGAACGACCCCCGGCCAAGCGGCTGAAGATGGGTCTCTCCGAACCCTTCATCAACGACAGCAGGAACATGGCGGTGGAGTTCGAAGGCCGCACGCACCACATCACACGTGCCAAAATGGCGGTTTCGGTCAGTGACTTCGGAGAGGCGGGCAGCTACAtgggcacacacacactacatcaaCACACAGCGCTGCAGTCAGAGTGA